A window of Limosilactobacillus sp. WILCCON 0051 genomic DNA:
GCGTGGCTGAAGAAGTCGACTGGTCGTTAGGCGTCGGCAATCCGATCTATCTGTGGCAAAATGATGAGGATGGCGATTTTAGCGGCGCGGCAATTGTTGAATTGGGGCCAGAGTATGTCTTGATTCGGCGGATTTCTTTTCTGCCCAGTGAGCGTTCTGGCAAAAACGTCTATGCTTTTTTAACGGCCCTGCATCAGAAATATGCCAATCGTCGTTTGATGGGAACCATGGCAACGCAGCCTTTGATTACGAACTGGGAGAAGATGCATGAAAAACAATGAAAATCAGCTGCTGCAGCATCCTTATCAGCCCAACATCAAACTGGCTGACTTTGAAGGCCCGCTGGATCTGCTGCTGCACTTGATTCGGCAGTCAGAGATGGACATTTATGATATTCCGATTGCCGAGATCACTGGCCAATACATGCAGTATCTGCGCCAGATGCAGCGTCATCAGCTGGAAGTTGCCGGCGAGTATTTCGTTATGGCGGCAACTTTGATGGCCATCAAAAGTCAGATGCTTTTGCCCAAACCACCAGTGTCAGAAGATGAGGAACCGGTTGAAGAAGATCCGCGTGAGGAACTGGTTGAACAGCTGCTGGAGTATCAGCGCTATAAGCAGGCAGCAGAAAAGCTTAAGGATAAAGAAGCCTTTCGTCAAAAAGAGTTTACGCGCACGGCAATGGCAGTCCCGCCAGAATTCATCCATCCGCAGACAGCGCCAGGAACTACGATTGAACAGCTTAAGGAAGCCTTCGAGCAGGTTCTAAAAAAACATCAGTCGCTTGAACCAGAAACGGCTACCGTTGCACCAGAAAAAACCACCGTTGAGCAACGAATTCGCTTTGTCATGCAGCGTGTCAGCCAGGGTGCA
This region includes:
- a CDS encoding segregation/condensation protein A, producing MKNNENQLLQHPYQPNIKLADFEGPLDLLLHLIRQSEMDIYDIPIAEITGQYMQYLRQMQRHQLEVAGEYFVMAATLMAIKSQMLLPKPPVSEDEEPVEEDPREELVEQLLEYQRYKQAAEKLKDKEAFRQKEFTRTAMAVPPEFIHPQTAPGTTIEQLKEAFEQVLKKHQSLEPETATVAPEKTTVEQRIRFVMQRVSQGAVAFEELFADLKTRDNLVTTFLAVLELAKHRRIVLHQAARFAPLILTPGKLSEED
- a CDS encoding reductase: MMLVPYRKDYRKIILGILSFIPGLHDYDRVAEEVDWSLGVGNPIYLWQNDEDGDFSGAAIVELGPEYVLIRRISFLPSERSGKNVYAFLTALHQKYANRRLMGTMATQPLITNWEKMHEKQ